The proteins below are encoded in one region of Rhizophagus irregularis chromosome 13, complete sequence:
- a CDS encoding uncharacterized protein (SECRETED:cutsite_ANA-VD; SECRETED:prob_0.9527); SECRETED:SignalP(1-19), with protein MKFTFAVTLLLAIVSVANAVDTIKPLAPSNFCKASKLTPADGTQLKQPSCVSLEIGQIPAVDKMVSALIVNPRNGQAIKRNTAFKVDTKISNLATGFFSDPAVDYYQIQQTLDGNGVIQGHSHITIQKLNGNNLLDPQVFAFFKGLNDAAVNGVLSVLVEKGLPQKGQYRICTMNSSNSHQPVVMPVAQRGAQDDCIRINVI; from the coding sequence atgaaatttactttCGCTGTTACCCTTTTATTAGCTATTGTTTCTGTCGCAAATGCAGTTGACACTATAAAACCTTTAGCACCaagtaatttttgtaaagCCAGTAAACTTACTCCTGCTGATGGTACTCAACTCAAGCAACCTAGTTGTGTCAGTCTCGAGATTGGTCAAATTCCCGCTGTCGATAAGATGGTCTCGGCTTTAATCGTCAATCCAAGGAATGGCCAAGCAATTAAACGAAATACAGCATTCAAAGttgatacaaaaatttcaaatttagcTACTGGATTCTTTTCTGATCCAGCTGtagattattatcaaattcaaCAAACTCTTGATGGTAATGGTGTAATTCAAGGACATAGTCATATTACAATTCAAAAACTTAATGGAAATAATCTTCTCGATCCTCAAGTGTTTGCGTTCTTCAAAGGGTTAAATGATGCAGCTGTTAATGGTGTATTGAGTGTACTTGTTGAAAAAGGACTTCCTCAAAAAGGTCAATATCGTATTTGCACGATGAACTCTTCAAATTCTCATCAGCCCGTCGTTATGCCAGTTGCTCAAAGAG